The following proteins come from a genomic window of Candidatus Thiodiazotropha sp. CDECU1:
- the ppnN gene encoding nucleotide 5'-monophosphate nucleosidase PpnN, with product MNSTIPRLSASVRPEGSLEVLSQLEVNALLDTSARGLYGLFRRCALAVLNCGSETDNAREIFETYRDFGIHLMQTNRGIQLRLENAPASAFVDGRMIRGIQEHLFAVLRDIIYVHNEIQHDSVYDLTDSSHITSAVFHILRNARVLHTGMDPNLVVCWGGHSIGRSEYDYTKEVGYQLGLRGLNVCTGCGPGAMKGPMKGATIGHAKQRIGKGRYLGITEPGIIASEPPNPIVNDLVIMPDIEKRLEAFVRVGHGIVIFPGGAGTMEELLYLLGILMHPENRDHIFPLILTGPAESADYFIEIDGFIRATLGSEAENFYTVVIDDPATVASQLGSAMEDVRSYRYDGNDAFYFNWRLYIEKALQQPFLPTHKAMSELNLTRDQDGHEMAANLRRAFSGIVAGNVKEDGIRAVEKNGPFIIRGDSEIVTAMDRLLIAFAEQNRMKLQGDYSPCYQLVQ from the coding sequence TTGAACTCTACAATACCCCGACTCAGCGCCTCAGTCCGTCCGGAAGGCAGCCTCGAAGTCCTGTCACAGCTGGAGGTCAATGCCCTGCTCGATACCAGCGCGCGTGGGCTATATGGCCTGTTTCGTCGTTGCGCCCTGGCCGTTCTCAACTGCGGCAGTGAAACCGACAATGCCCGTGAAATATTTGAGACCTACCGGGATTTCGGCATTCATCTGATGCAGACGAACAGGGGCATACAGCTACGCCTGGAGAATGCCCCTGCCAGCGCCTTCGTCGATGGTCGGATGATTCGTGGTATTCAAGAGCATCTGTTTGCGGTACTGCGGGACATCATCTACGTCCACAATGAGATCCAACACGACTCGGTGTACGATTTGACCGATTCGAGCCATATCACCTCCGCCGTTTTTCACATCCTGCGCAATGCCCGGGTTCTGCACACCGGCATGGATCCGAATCTGGTGGTTTGCTGGGGAGGGCATTCCATTGGCAGAAGTGAATATGACTATACCAAGGAGGTTGGCTATCAACTGGGCTTGAGAGGCCTGAATGTCTGCACCGGCTGTGGACCGGGCGCCATGAAAGGCCCCATGAAAGGCGCCACAATCGGACATGCAAAACAACGTATCGGCAAAGGCCGCTACCTGGGCATTACTGAACCTGGCATCATCGCATCCGAACCGCCCAACCCGATTGTCAACGACCTGGTGATCATGCCCGACATTGAAAAGCGTCTGGAAGCTTTTGTACGGGTTGGTCACGGCATTGTGATCTTTCCCGGTGGTGCCGGCACCATGGAGGAGTTGCTCTATCTGCTTGGCATTCTCATGCATCCAGAGAACAGGGATCATATATTCCCCCTGATATTGACCGGTCCTGCAGAAAGTGCGGACTATTTTATAGAGATCGATGGTTTTATCCGTGCAACCCTTGGTTCAGAGGCTGAGAATTTCTACACAGTCGTGATTGACGACCCTGCAACCGTTGCAAGTCAATTAGGCAGCGCCATGGAAGATGTCAGGAGCTACCGTTACGACGGTAATGACGCCTTTTACTTCAACTGGCGTCTATATATTGAGAAAGCCCTGCAACAACCCTTCCTACCTACGCACAAGGCAATGTCTGAACTGAATTTGACCAGGGATCAGGATGGTCATGAGATGGCTGCCAATCTGCGTCGCGCCTTTTCCGGCATCGTCGCCGGGAATGTGAAGGAGGACGGCATACGTGCTGTAGAGAAAAATGGACCCTTCATCATTCGTGGCGACTCAGAGATCGTCACCGCCATGGATCGCTTATTGATCGCTTTTGCCGAGCAGAACAGAATGAAGCTCCAGGGTGACTACTCACCCTGTTATCAACTTGTTCAATGA
- a CDS encoding malate dehydrogenase, translating into MKSAVKVTITGAAGNIGYALVFRIASGAMFGPDQPVILKLLEIPQSMSSVKGVGMELEDCAFPLLHDVVMTDNPAIGFRDTDYAILIGAKPRGKGMERKDLITENAKIFSIQGKAINDHASRDVKVLVVGNPANTNALIAASNSPDLDKRQFTAMTRLDHNRAIGQLANKTNSLVADIKRVTVWGNHSSTQFPHIDNCEIAGKPVYDLVSQDWAIDHFIPRVQRRGAEVIEARGLSSAASAADAIVDHMHDWALGTPEGDWVSMAIPSDGSYGIEEGVVYSYPVTCKDGNYEIVQGLELDEFSVSRMKASEKELLEERAVIADLLRS; encoded by the coding sequence ATGAAATCCGCAGTAAAAGTCACAATCACCGGTGCCGCTGGGAATATCGGCTACGCACTGGTATTTCGCATTGCATCCGGCGCCATGTTCGGTCCGGATCAACCTGTGATTCTCAAACTGCTTGAGATCCCCCAATCCATGTCTTCAGTGAAGGGCGTGGGTATGGAGCTGGAAGATTGCGCCTTCCCGCTGCTGCACGACGTCGTTATGACGGATAATCCGGCGATCGGTTTTCGCGATACCGATTACGCCATCCTGATCGGGGCAAAACCCCGCGGCAAAGGTATGGAGCGCAAGGACCTGATTACCGAAAACGCCAAGATCTTCTCTATTCAAGGCAAGGCGATCAATGACCACGCCTCGCGGGATGTGAAGGTCCTGGTAGTGGGTAATCCAGCCAACACCAACGCGCTGATTGCCGCTTCAAATTCCCCCGATCTGGATAAGCGCCAATTCACCGCGATGACGCGCCTGGACCACAATCGTGCCATCGGCCAGCTGGCGAACAAGACCAACTCCCTGGTTGCGGATATCAAGCGAGTGACGGTCTGGGGCAACCATTCAAGCACCCAATTCCCCCACATCGATAACTGTGAGATCGCCGGTAAGCCCGTCTACGACCTGGTATCCCAGGATTGGGCCATAGACCACTTCATTCCCAGGGTACAACGCCGCGGTGCAGAGGTCATCGAAGCACGTGGGCTCTCCTCCGCCGCGTCCGCGGCCGATGCCATTGTCGATCATATGCACGACTGGGCCCTTGGCACCCCTGAAGGTGACTGGGTGAGCATGGCCATTCCCTCCGACGGAAGTTATGGTATAGAGGAAGGTGTGGTCTACTCCTATCCGGTCACATGTAAGGATGGGAATTACGAAATCGTACAGGGACTGGAACTTGATGAGTTCAGCGTATCCCGCATGAAGGCATCGGAAAAGGAGCTACTGGAAGAGCGTGCAGTGATCGCGGATCTGCTGCGCAGTTAG
- a CDS encoding BolA/IbaG family iron-sulfur metabolism protein, with the protein MNDQDLINRIKQLYPDAEITVAGESCSFEVNVTTPAFDNMKSLQRQRSILTLFNDEIASGELHALTVRAKTPQENQ; encoded by the coding sequence ATGAACGATCAAGATCTAATCAATCGAATCAAACAGCTCTATCCGGATGCGGAGATCACTGTTGCCGGTGAAAGCTGCAGTTTTGAGGTCAATGTCACGACACCCGCGTTTGACAATATGAAGAGTCTGCAGAGACAACGCTCTATCCTGACCCTGTTCAACGATGAGATCGCCAGTGGAGAACTGCACGCTTTGACAGTAAGAGCTAAAACACCGCAGGAGAATCAGTAG
- a CDS encoding carboxysome shell carbonic anhydrase domain-containg protein, giving the protein MDIHSKPIQERIDWLINHATTHSESYSTPGSWLARTRYLSEHPTAIAVMKCMDGRINIPIATNTPQGIIQPFRNLGGIFNLGWPHLGEVLASYVQNVVSDGRRVLNLITYHYSKGDPQRGCAGFNYDTEAAKAHTYQIKRQVEEVFGPDHETVYPIVCGFETDDDALILHGSTGEQLNTADLSLSDKDTLLPRLEALFPDMSAQMRQDLLPLVAGNLDHVFEARQMQRELDLVHREWMICVGRGFDFLHTPNLALIIGPYSPNLSDPIDKAAGIIESNMQAGRIPDDGFLLLASVPYHDVGVDRARAEVKSNFLCNFAADRIRTSHPELSRKMTVKTAVLNWHSRRLEILSKS; this is encoded by the coding sequence ATGGATATTCATAGCAAACCCATTCAGGAACGTATCGATTGGTTAATTAATCATGCCACTACCCACTCTGAAAGTTACAGTACCCCGGGCAGTTGGCTGGCGCGTACCCGCTATCTTTCAGAACACCCCACCGCGATCGCCGTGATGAAGTGCATGGACGGCCGTATCAACATACCCATCGCCACCAATACACCACAGGGCATTATTCAGCCCTTCCGCAACCTGGGCGGTATCTTCAATCTAGGTTGGCCACATCTTGGGGAGGTGTTGGCGAGTTATGTGCAGAATGTCGTGTCCGATGGCAGGCGGGTACTGAACTTGATCACTTACCACTACTCCAAGGGGGATCCCCAACGGGGCTGCGCCGGTTTCAATTATGATACCGAGGCGGCAAAAGCGCATACCTATCAAATAAAGCGACAGGTGGAAGAGGTGTTCGGCCCTGATCATGAAACGGTCTACCCGATCGTGTGTGGGTTTGAGACTGATGATGACGCATTGATCCTGCATGGTTCGACAGGAGAACAACTCAACACGGCGGATCTGAGTTTGAGTGATAAAGATACCCTGCTGCCGCGGCTGGAGGCGCTATTTCCGGATATGTCTGCGCAGATGAGGCAGGATCTATTGCCTTTGGTGGCGGGTAATCTCGACCATGTGTTCGAGGCGCGCCAGATGCAACGGGAGCTGGATCTTGTGCATCGGGAATGGATGATCTGCGTTGGTCGTGGCTTCGATTTTCTGCATACCCCCAATCTGGCGCTTATCATCGGGCCGTATAGTCCGAACCTTTCCGATCCCATCGACAAGGCTGCCGGGATAATCGAAAGTAACATGCAGGCTGGGCGCATTCCGGACGATGGCTTCCTGCTCCTGGCTTCAGTACCCTACCATGACGTGGGCGTGGATCGGGCGAGGGCAGAGGTGAAGTCGAATTTTCTATGCAACTTTGCCGCCGATCGGATCCGTACCTCCCACCCCGAGCTGTCGCGGAAGATGACTGTAAAGACTGCTGTCTTGAACTGGCATTCCCGGCGTTTGGAGATATTGTCGAAGAGTTGA
- a CDS encoding complex I subunit 4 family protein, producing MGPFDTMTDLPLLTILLLLPLVGAGMIWLFPVPKARLVTLATLLGALLPAVAVVALLELDNPGFQFVEQYPWIPALDANFRFGVDGLSAPFLPLTIVLFIAVTLASWTHIQSLQRVYYSLLLLFATATLGVFMSIDVLAFFLFWELTLAPLYFLISLWGIGPHRRYAATKYTLFMLAGGIPLLLAIAVLAFNHAEISGAIPPDGLSFDYQTLLDTPLPAGLEIVVFLFLLVGFAVKTPLFPLHTWLPIVALEGPAPVAALLVGLKLGAYGIIRFAIPLAPTAAQELHWLLAGLGVIGLLYGALAALNQTNLRRMLAYSSMSHVGLVVLGIASFNQQGLQGAIFQLLNFVIIAGGLFLLTGYLHHRLGSTDLIHLGGIAQTMPLLAAFFMFLGLASLGIPGTSGFPAELLILISALETHTGAGLAALFGLIIGTGYLLNSYRQSFFGPITDGQVRASQDLRPRELATMLLFSLLVLVFGLFPGLVLDFMHATTELWLMRLP from the coding sequence ATGGGACCATTCGACACCATGACTGATCTGCCACTGCTAACTATACTGCTGCTACTGCCACTTGTGGGTGCGGGAATGATCTGGCTTTTTCCGGTCCCCAAGGCACGTCTGGTCACCCTCGCCACGCTGTTGGGCGCCCTGCTCCCCGCGGTGGCTGTTGTTGCCCTGCTGGAGCTTGATAATCCTGGGTTTCAGTTCGTTGAACAATATCCCTGGATACCCGCGCTGGATGCCAACTTCAGATTTGGGGTCGACGGATTGTCCGCCCCATTCCTGCCCTTGACGATAGTGCTTTTTATCGCCGTGACCCTCGCATCCTGGACCCATATTCAGAGCCTGCAAAGAGTCTACTACAGTCTTCTGCTGCTGTTCGCCACCGCCACCCTTGGCGTGTTTATGAGCATCGATGTGCTGGCCTTTTTTCTGTTTTGGGAACTGACCCTGGCCCCCCTCTATTTCCTGATCAGCCTGTGGGGGATCGGCCCCCATCGACGTTACGCGGCGACGAAATATACCCTGTTCATGCTGGCGGGCGGTATTCCACTGCTGCTTGCGATTGCGGTTCTGGCATTCAATCATGCTGAGATCAGTGGCGCCATTCCTCCGGACGGGCTCTCGTTCGACTACCAGACCCTCCTCGACACCCCCCTTCCCGCCGGGCTCGAAATCGTGGTGTTTCTGTTTCTGTTGGTGGGCTTTGCGGTTAAGACCCCGCTGTTCCCCCTGCATACCTGGCTGCCCATCGTTGCCCTCGAGGGCCCGGCCCCCGTTGCTGCACTCTTGGTGGGTCTCAAACTGGGCGCCTATGGCATCATCCGATTCGCCATACCGCTGGCACCTACAGCAGCCCAGGAGCTGCATTGGCTGCTGGCTGGACTGGGTGTCATCGGCTTACTCTATGGGGCCCTGGCAGCCCTCAACCAGACCAATCTACGACGTATGCTGGCCTACTCCTCCATGAGCCACGTGGGACTGGTGGTTTTGGGCATCGCCTCTTTCAATCAACAAGGGTTGCAGGGGGCGATTTTTCAACTGCTCAATTTCGTCATCATCGCCGGGGGACTGTTTCTCCTTACCGGTTATCTGCATCATCGTCTGGGCTCCACCGATCTGATCCACCTTGGGGGCATAGCACAGACGATGCCGTTACTCGCCGCTTTCTTCATGTTTCTGGGATTGGCCTCGCTGGGTATTCCCGGGACGAGTGGATTCCCGGCTGAGCTGCTGATCCTCATCAGTGCCCTTGAAACCCATACCGGCGCCGGACTCGCCGCCCTGTTCGGTCTCATCATCGGTACCGGTTATCTGTTGAACAGCTATCGCCAAAGCTTTTTCGGACCGATCACTGACGGCCAGGTCAGGGCCAGTCAGGACCTGCGCCCCAGGGAGCTGGCTACCATGCTGCTGTTCTCGCTCCTGGTACTCGTTTTTGGCCTGTTTCCCGGGTTAGTGCTGGACTTTATGCACGCAACCACAGAGTTGTGGCTGATGCGCCTGCCGTAA
- a CDS encoding complex I subunit 4 family protein, protein MTIETFHWSTQISYPILTLLQLLPLATIVLLWLLRRHPWLVPTGLVAALLQLLLSIDLWRHYDTNLAGFQFVEKAQIIPQLTYHAGVDGISVIFILLTGLLTLLVALYGVVRELKPFNRLYMAIFAVQACLMGLFVTLNLLWFVLLSAAQIGFIGYLLWRWGNSPDKELALKRFYQFMSVSILLLIAGTLLMGWNYSDSHDGVWSFNLLQLAQTPVSDTFRSVAFFLLFYGLAIRTPLFPLHGWLPMVAEHGNVAVAPTLLLGLKIGIYGLLRFVLPLLPTAVTEWHSYVVTFALTGIFYAAFLAMMQDNLRRLLAYAVISHTGILILGIFSLEHAAFMGSVILSATFGLALAALVFTTGLLFRRTHTTLLHNLGGLFDSLPFLGITFLIGGLAIIGMPGTPGFDAAHLILESAIHKFGALVTIASALGNVVAAGFLLWAFQRAFLAPRPSGRQPFQVIPISKPEVFVVSALIVVLLSAGFFIEPWLTLIDKPLAALSAIYTAH, encoded by the coding sequence GTGACAATAGAAACCTTCCACTGGTCGACCCAGATCTCGTACCCGATTCTGACCCTATTGCAACTACTGCCACTGGCCACCATCGTGTTGCTGTGGTTATTGCGCCGCCACCCCTGGCTCGTGCCGACAGGTCTAGTCGCTGCGCTGCTGCAGCTGTTGCTGAGTATCGATCTGTGGCGCCACTACGACACCAATCTGGCAGGCTTTCAGTTTGTCGAAAAGGCTCAAATCATACCTCAATTGACCTACCATGCCGGCGTTGACGGTATCTCGGTGATCTTTATTCTGCTGACGGGACTGCTCACCCTGCTGGTTGCCCTGTATGGCGTGGTACGGGAATTGAAACCCTTCAACCGCCTCTATATGGCGATCTTCGCCGTGCAGGCCTGCCTGATGGGGCTGTTCGTCACCCTCAATCTACTCTGGTTCGTGCTGTTGTCGGCGGCCCAAATCGGCTTCATCGGCTATCTCCTGTGGCGTTGGGGCAACTCACCGGATAAGGAGCTGGCACTCAAGCGTTTTTATCAATTCATGTCGGTGAGTATCCTGCTGTTGATTGCCGGTACCCTGTTGATGGGCTGGAACTACTCCGACAGTCACGACGGCGTCTGGAGTTTCAATCTGCTGCAACTGGCACAAACACCCGTCTCCGATACCTTCCGCTCAGTCGCCTTCTTTCTGCTCTTTTATGGGCTGGCGATTCGCACCCCGCTCTTCCCCCTGCACGGTTGGCTGCCGATGGTTGCTGAACATGGCAATGTGGCGGTCGCACCCACCCTGCTGCTCGGCCTCAAGATCGGTATCTACGGTCTGCTGCGCTTTGTACTACCCCTGTTACCCACCGCGGTCACTGAATGGCACAGCTATGTGGTCACGTTCGCCCTAACCGGAATCTTCTACGCTGCGTTTCTCGCCATGATGCAGGATAATCTGCGCCGGCTGCTCGCCTATGCGGTGATCTCCCATACCGGGATCCTGATATTGGGTATCTTCAGTCTGGAACATGCCGCCTTTATGGGCAGTGTGATTCTTTCGGCCACTTTTGGCCTGGCCCTGGCAGCCCTGGTATTTACCACGGGATTGCTGTTTCGGCGCACCCACACGACCTTGCTGCACAATCTGGGCGGCCTGTTCGATAGCCTGCCTTTCCTTGGCATCACCTTTCTCATCGGCGGGCTTGCCATCATCGGCATGCCAGGGACACCGGGATTCGATGCCGCGCATCTGATTCTTGAGTCAGCCATTCATAAATTCGGTGCATTGGTGACCATCGCATCCGCCCTGGGTAATGTGGTGGCGGCAGGCTTTCTCTTATGGGCCTTCCAGCGGGCCTTTCTGGCACCCCGTCCCAGTGGTAGACAGCCGTTTCAGGTGATCCCCATTTCAAAACCTGAAGTGTTCGTAGTCAGCGCCCTGATAGTGGTGCTGCTGAGTGCCGGTTTCTTCATAGAGCCCTGGCTAACCCTGATTGATAAGCCGCTCGCTGCATTGAGCGCTATTTACACCGCCCATTGA
- a CDS encoding proton-conducting transporter transmembrane domain-containing protein — translation MLERFAWLVPLLPCLAAGWIGLGYILKLNRGEAGERQTSLVALGAASGSLLLALALAVEAVRLGAPGQLVLGTWFDSGDVHLPISFSLDATGLSLLVVVTLIVFLSIKFSINYMHRETGYQRIFMLFCLFASGMELIVLAGNALLAFVGWEIVGVTSYLLIGYAIDRQTATKNAVRVFITNRVGDTGFIIGIALSLFWLGGVEWPQINAEAANIGTLAAGVIAGGFVIAALVKSAQLPFAPWISHALEGPTPSSAIFYSSLMVHAGVILLIRLAPLLEQAPAIMITIAILGLLTVIYGWLVGLTQSDIKSSLMFATTTQVGLMFLWCGMGWFTLAAWHLSLHAVWRLFQFLASPALVNQIDTTTPAPPPWLTRWRWLHNAALQRFWLDTLSDALLTRPTVSLAKDVQYFDEQVVTRVIGLPVYTRSVSSLTQWEALQKRSSEDPAGRVGQGTGLAGKFMTWLANILYWFESRLVLRGGGEGLLKNLHRVGGVLQRVEQLLSTPRYLIVLVVATFVVIL, via the coding sequence ATGCTTGAACGATTCGCATGGCTGGTTCCTCTCCTGCCCTGCCTGGCCGCCGGGTGGATCGGCCTCGGTTATATCCTCAAACTCAATCGCGGTGAAGCCGGTGAGCGCCAGACATCCCTGGTTGCCCTGGGCGCTGCGAGCGGGTCCCTGCTGTTGGCCCTGGCCCTGGCGGTTGAGGCAGTTCGACTAGGTGCGCCCGGACAGCTGGTGCTTGGTACCTGGTTCGATAGCGGGGATGTTCATCTGCCCATCAGCTTCAGCCTGGATGCGACCGGTCTTTCCCTGCTGGTGGTCGTGACCCTGATCGTGTTCCTGAGTATAAAATTTTCCATTAACTACATGCACCGCGAGACAGGCTACCAGCGCATATTCATGCTCTTCTGTCTGTTTGCCAGTGGCATGGAGCTGATAGTGCTGGCGGGTAATGCCCTGCTCGCTTTTGTGGGTTGGGAGATCGTCGGCGTCACCTCATACCTGTTGATCGGTTATGCCATCGATCGGCAGACAGCCACAAAAAATGCGGTTCGGGTGTTCATCACCAACCGGGTCGGCGACACCGGATTCATCATCGGCATCGCCCTCTCATTGTTCTGGCTCGGGGGGGTCGAATGGCCTCAAATCAATGCCGAGGCCGCTAACATCGGGACCCTCGCGGCCGGGGTGATCGCGGGCGGTTTCGTCATCGCCGCACTGGTCAAGTCGGCACAGCTGCCGTTTGCGCCTTGGATCTCCCATGCATTGGAGGGACCCACACCCTCTTCGGCCATCTTCTACAGTTCATTGATGGTACATGCCGGGGTCATCCTGTTGATACGTCTGGCACCGCTGTTGGAGCAAGCGCCTGCCATCATGATCACCATCGCCATCCTCGGGCTGCTGACCGTGATTTATGGCTGGCTGGTCGGGTTGACCCAGTCCGATATCAAAAGCTCGCTCATGTTCGCCACCACGACCCAGGTCGGCCTGATGTTCCTCTGGTGCGGCATGGGGTGGTTTACCCTGGCTGCCTGGCATCTGAGCCTGCATGCCGTGTGGCGGCTGTTTCAGTTCCTGGCATCGCCGGCATTGGTCAATCAGATAGATACCACCACTCCAGCGCCTCCCCCTTGGCTGACGCGTTGGCGCTGGCTGCATAATGCCGCCCTGCAGCGTTTCTGGCTCGACACCCTGTCCGACGCCCTCCTCACACGCCCGACGGTATCCCTGGCGAAGGATGTACAGTACTTTGACGAACAGGTGGTCACCCGGGTCATCGGATTGCCTGTCTATACCCGCAGCGTCTCCTCCCTCACCCAGTGGGAGGCGTTGCAGAAACGCAGTTCGGAGGATCCGGCTGGCAGGGTAGGTCAGGGCACCGGATTGGCCGGTAAATTCATGACATGGCTGGCCAATATTCTCTACTGGTTTGAATCCCGTCTCGTACTGCGCGGTGGTGGTGAAGGGTTACTGAAAAACCTGCATCGTGTGGGGGGTGTGCTGCAACGGGTTGAGCAGTTATTGTCCACGCCGCGCTATCTGATCGTGTTGGTGGTGGCAACCTTCGTGGTGATCCTGTGA